The genomic DNA AAACCGCAGCAGTTTAAGAATGCGTAACACCCGAATAACGCGCATCGCTCGCCAGGCAAAAACATAGCTCAGACTGATTTCTGGCCATAGCCACATGACATAGAGCGGCAGGATCGTGGCTAAATCAATAAATCCCCAGAAGCTGAAGACATATTTGGCCGGGTTAGGCCAACAGAATACCCGCAGGAAATATTCAGCGGTAAAGACCAGCGTAATGACCAGCTCCAGCCAGACAAAGAGATGCCATTCTTCCAGCGTCAGGTGATACTGCGTTCCGACGCCCGATTCGATAAAAATGATCACCACGCTGAGCAGCGCAAACAGGGCGCAGAGGGCTTCAAAACGCCGTCCGGTTACCGTTTCAGGATCGAATAAAAGATGATAGAGCCGCCGACGGACGGAGGTGAATAATCGCGACACGTTAACCTCGCAAATAATAAGGGCTGACATCATGTCAGCCCTTGCGATTATAACGGGTCTACTTTCAGGCAGGAAACCGCATGTCGGAAACTGCCCTCCAGAACCGGACGCGTTTTTGCACATTCCGGCCCGGCCATCGGGCATCGCGTACGGAATACACAACCGGACGGCGGGTTAATCGGGGACGGTAATTCACCTTCCAGAAGCTGGATGGTTTTATTTTTTTCCAGATCCGGATCGGGAATCGGTACCGCAGACATCAGTGCCCGGGTATATGGGTGCAATGGGTTATGGTACACCTCATCGTAAGTCCCTAATTCCACCGCATGGCCAAGATACATCACCAGTACGCGGTCAGAAATGTGTTTCACCACCGCGAGATCATGCGCAATGAAAATCAGCGACAGCCCCATTTCACGTTGCAGTTTCTGCAGCAGGTTAACCACCTGCGCCTGAATAGAGACGTCCAGCGCCGAGACGGGCTCGTCACAGATAATCAGCTTCGGCTCAAGGATCAAGGCGCGGGCGATACCGATACGCTGGCACTGACCACCGGAGAATTCGTGCGGGTAACGGTTGACGAGGTTAGGCAACAAGCCCACTTTCATCATCATTGCCTTCACACGGTCGCGTACTTCCTGACGCGGCATCTTCGGATGATAGGTCCGCAGTGGCTCAGCAATGATCTCCCCGATGGTCATACGCGGGTTCAATGAGGCCAGCGGATCCTGGAAAATCATCTGGATGTCGCTACGCACATCGCGCCACTCGTCTGGCTTCATGCCCAGCAGATCTTTACCCAGCCAGGCAACTTTGCCGTCGGTGGCTTTCACGAGGCCTATGATGGCACGCGCAAATGTGGATTTACCGCAACCGGACTCACCCACCACCCCCAGAGTTTCCCCTTCATACAGACGAAGCGTTACGCCATCGACCGCTTTCAGGGTTTTCGGCGGCTGCCAGAACCACTGTTTTCCGTCTTTAATGTCGAAATGCACCTTAAGGTCAGCAATTTCGAGCAGGACATTTCTTTTTTCATCTAATGCGTTCATACCAGATCCTCCTGCGGCTTAAAGCAGGCGCGCAGACGGCCTGGTGCAAACTCTTCCAGCGGCGGCGCGGTATTGCAGATTTCCATCGCGTGCGGGCAGCGTGGCTGGAACGGACAGCCTTTCGGCAGACGCAGCAGGTTTGGCGGGTTGCCAGGAATGGTCAGCAGGGATTCCCCTTCTGCATCGAGGCGTGGCACCGCATTCAGCAGACCAATGGAGTAAGGGTGTGCAGGCTGGTAGAACACGTCGCGCGCCTTACCATATTCCATGGTGCGGCCTGCATACATCACCAGTACCTTGTCACAGATACCGGCCACTACGCCCAGATCGTGAGTGATCATGATAATCGCGGTGTTGAACTCACGCTTAAGCTCGTTCAGCAGCGTCATGATCTGTGCCTGGACGGTCACATCAAGCGCGGTAGTCGGTTCATCGGCAATCAGCAGTTTTGGCCGGCACATCAGCGCCATCGCAATCATGACACGCTGACGCATACCGCCGGAGAACTCATGCGGGAACATGCGCATACGCTTGCGCGCTTCCGGCATTTTCACCGCGTCGAGCATTTTGACGGACTCCTCAAAGGCTTCCGCTTTGCCCAGGCCTTTGTGCAGCATCAGCACTTCCATCAGTTGCTCGCCGACACGCATATACGGGTTCAGCGAGGTCATCGGGTCCTGGAATATCATCGAAATCTGCTCAGCGCGCAGCTTGTTCAGCTCGTATTCCGGCAGGTTGAGGATCTCACGCCCGTTGAATTTGGCGGAACCGCCAATGACACCGTTAGACGCCAGCAGCCCCATCAACGCAAAGGCGGTTTGGGATTTACCGGAACCCGACTCGCCCACGATCCCCAGCGTTTCACCCGCACGCAGGTTGAAGTTGAGATCGTTCACGGCGGTCACATCGCCATCCGGCGTTTTAAAGGTCACGCGGAGGTCTTTTACGTCCAGCAGAAGGTTACCCTGCTGTTGCGCCTGTGGCGCAGTGGCCGTTTCAATAATCGTCATGACGGCGCTCCTTAACGGTCTTTCGGGTCGAGGGCATCACGCAGGCCATCGCCGATAAAGTTGAAACAAAACAGGGTGACGACCAGGAAGCCCGCCGGGTACAGAAGCAACCACGGTGAGACTTCCATTGAGTTTGCACCATCACTCAGAAGCGCGCCCCAGCTGCTCAGTGGCTCTTGTGTACCCAGACCCAGGAAGCTCAGGAAAGATTCAAACAAGATCATGCTTGGTACCAGCAGCGAGGCATATACCACCACCACGCCGAGCACGTTAGGAACGATATGGCGAACCACAATATTACCGGTGGAGACACCGCCCACCTGCGCCGCTTCGATAAACTCTTTACGCTTAAGACTCAGCGTCTGACCACGAACGATTCGCGCCATATCCAGCCAGGACACCATCCCGATTGCCACGAAGATCAACAGGATATTCTGGCCAAAGAAGGTCACCAGCAGGATAACGAAGAACATGAACGGGAAGGAGTTTAAGATTTCCAGCATACGCATCATGACGGAGTCCACTTTACCGCCAAGGTAGCCTGAGAGTGAGCCGTAAAGCGTACCCACGATCACCGCCACCAGGGCGGCCGCAATACCGACCATCAGCGAAATGCGGCCACCGATAGCGACACGCACCAGCAGGTCGCGCCCTGAGGAATCCGTACCAAAATAGTGCCCGGACGTCATATCGGGTGCGCTGGACATCATGCCCCAGTCGGTGTCGAAATAGGTAAATTGCGACAGAATCGGCGCCAGGGTGACAAACAGCGCGATGAGCACCAGAACAACCAGACTGGCGACCGCGGCGCGGTTATGCATAAAGCGACGACGGGCGTCTTGCCAGAGGCTACGACCTTCTACTTCCAGTTTTTCACTGAAGTTTTCCAGCGCCTCGCTGTTTTTCTTACTCAACATCATGGCGTGCTCCAGTATCAGTAACGGATTTTCGGGTCGATAACGGCATACAGCACATCGACGATAGCGTTAAACAAAATGGTCAGTGCGCCGACGAGGATTGTCAGGCTCAGTACCAGTGAATAGTCGCGGTTCAGCGCGCCATTAACGAACAGCTGACCAATGCCCGGCAGACCGTAGATGGTTTCGATAACCATTGAGCCGGTGATGATCCCAACGAATGCCGGCCCCAGGTAGGAGAGCACGGGCAGGAGCGCAGGCTTGAGTGCATGGCGGAATATAATCCGGCGCATCGGCAGCCCTTTCGCACGCGCGGTGCGGATGAAGTTCGAGTGCAGGACTTCAATCATGGAACCGCGGGTGATACGCGCGATACTGGCGATATAAGCCAGGGAGAGAGCCACCATTGGCAAAATCATGAACTTCAGCGCCCCACCGTTCCAGCCGCCCCCGGGCAGCCATTTCAGCGTAATGGCAAATATCATCACCAGTAATGGCGCGACAACGAAGCTGGGTATAACCACCCCGGTCATCGCCACCCCCATTACGGTATAATCCCATTTGGTATTTTGTTTGAGCGCGGCAATAACGCCCGCGGTGACGCCGAGAACGACGGCAAGGATGAATGCTGCAGCACCCAGTTTCGCCGAGACAGGGAAGCTGGACGCCACCAGGTCGTTAACGGAATAGTCTTTGTATTTGAATGACGGCCCAAAATCACCGTGCGCCAGTTGCTTCAGATAGTTGAAGTACTGCGTGGAGATAGGATCGTTTAAATGATACTTCGCTTCGATATTGGCCATCACTTCCGGTGGCAGCGTACGTTCACCGGTAAATGGACTTCCCGGCGCGAGACGCATCATAAAGAAGGAAATCGTAATTAGAATAAATAACGTTGGTATCGCTTCTAAGCAGCGACGCAGGATAAATTTCAACATTGCCCGTACCTTCTGGCGTGTGCCTGATGAATGTTACAAAGTAGACACAGTGGGGCAAGCCAGGCCTGCCCCACGTATTGCCATTAATGCTTGATAATATAAAGATTCTTAACGGAAATATTATCCAACGGGTCTTTACCGGTATAACCCCCTACCCACGGTTTCACCAGGCGGGCGTTAACGTAGTAATAGACCGGTACAATTGCAGAGTCTTTATCGAGCTGCTCTTCTGATTTCGCGTACAGATCAGCGCGCTGCGCATCATCTGTGACTTTCAGCGTATCAGTAATGATCTTATCGAATGCCGGGCTCTTATAGTGCGCGGTGTTATTCGAACTGTCACTCAGCATGGTGTTCAGGAAGGATGTTGGTTCGTTATAGTCCGCACACCAGCCGGCACGCGCCACGTCGAACGTCCCCTGATGGCGGGTATCCAGGAAGGTTTTCCACTCCTGGTTTTCCAGCTTCACGTTCACGCCCAGGTTTTTCTTCCAGATAGACGCGACGGCGATAGCCAGTTTTTTATGCAGGTCAGACGTGTTGTACAGCAGGTTAAACGTCAGCGGCTTGTCAGCGGTATAACCGGCTTCAGCCAGCAGTTTTTTCGCTTCTTCGTTACGTTTTTCCTGTGACCACTTGAACCACTCAGGCTCAACCAGTTTCATACCGTCGGTATAAGGAGGGGTATAGCTGTATGCCGGCAGGTCGCCCTGGTTTTTCACTTTGTTCACGATAATATCGCGATCCAGTGCCAGCTTCAGCGCTGTACGCACGCGCACATCAGTGAATGGTGCTTTCTGGTTGTTGATTTCGTAGTAGTAAGTGCAGAGATACGGATCAACATGCACTTCTTTCGGGATCTCTTTTTTCAGCTTCTGGAACAGTTCAATCGGCATGTTGTTATAGGTCATGTCGATTTCGCCGCTGCGGTAACGGTTAACGTCAGTAACTTCAGAAGAGATTGGCAGGTAGGTTACCTGATTAATGACGGTTTTCGCGTTATCCCAGTACTGCGGGTTACGCTCCAGAACCATACGTTCGTTGACCACCCAGTCTTTCAGTTTATATGCACCGTTGGTCACGATATTGGCAGGCTGAGTCCATTTTTCACCAAATTTTTCCACCGCGGATTTTGGTACCGGGGAAACGGACGGGTGAACCAGTAATTTGTAGAAGTACGGAACAGGCTCGCTCAACGTCACTTCAAAGGTATTGGCATCAATCGCTTTCACACCCAGGTCGGTGACCGGTTTTTTACCGGCGATGATGTCATCAATATTGGCGATGTGGCCATATTGCAGGTAGCTCGCATACGGAGAGGCGGTGGTTGGATTCGCCAGACGCTGCCAGCTATACACGAAATCTTCGGCGGTAACCGGCGTACCGTCGGACCATTTCGCATCTTTACGCAGATGGAAGGTCCAGACTTTGAAATCTTTATTTTCCCATTTTTCCGCCACACCCGGTGCCGGGTGGCCGTCTACGTCGGTCACCAGCAAGCCTTCGAACAGGTCGCGGTTGACGTTAGACTCCGGAACACCTTCAATTTTGTGCGGGTCAAGTGACTGAACTTCCGCACCGTTGTTACGAACCAGCGTCTGTTTCTCAGCCAGTTGAACGCCTGCAGGAACGTCCGCAGCCATTGCAGCGTTGCCCGCGATTAGCGCAGTTAAAATCCCCGCCGCTACCAGATTTTTTTTTGTGATGATGGACATTGTGTTGGTACTCCACTCATTATAATTACTGGCCTTCGCCAGCTGTGTAATCCCCTGTTGGGGCCTGTACAGCGCAGGAGTTTTTTTTGCTGCTGTCAGGTTCTTCTTTTTACTTCTTGCTATCACCGACTTTTTTATTACTGACCGCTCGTATGGCCGTCTTGCGTCGATTCTTCACAGGTCTCCCCTGTCTGAGGCCTGCGCTGGATATCTGAGAAGAGGACTATATGAAAATAATTCTCATCTGCTTGTTTTATGCTGCAAAATATTAGGCCGGAAAGTATCAAATGGCGTAAACGCGCGCCAATACATTTTGCAAATTTGTTAAGCAATTCTCTTTTACGGTGAGTGCCGTATCTCGGGGGGCAGCCCTGCCTGACATCAAATACCGCATAAAAACATTGGTATTCAATATGATAGAGAAAACATTCTCTACAAGCGCGTCGCTGCGCTATCATCGAGTGGTTTTGTACAAAAATTTAACAACTGATTATTATTTAGCACATTCCTCTAGGGGAACGTTGAAATTACTAATATCATTTCGGTTATGACTCAGCAAGCCCCAGAGTATCATGTGAGTAAAATAACAGATCGATTGAAGGTTTTATGCGCAGAGAGGCACGAGGCAAATTGATAACTTATTGAAATATAAGAAAAGCGGATTATTAGTAGAATTTATTATGATATGTGAGCATTTCAACTTTAGTTATATGATTTGCTGATAATCACGTAAAAAAACGGAGCCTCAGGCCCCGTTCTTTCATTTGAAATATTAGTGCAGTAAGCCGGGGAAAATGCTTTTAATACCGGTGACAATAAATTCGATGCCTAACGCCATCAACAACAGGCCCATAATACGCGTAATGACGTTGATGCCCGTTTGCCCCAGCCAGCGCACCAGCCAGGGTGCCATGCGGAAAACACCCCAACAACACAGTGCGAAGATAGCGATGGCGACAGAAAAACCAATCAGGTGCATCAGGCTATGGTAACGTGTCCCCCAGACAATGGTGGAACTGATCGCACCAGGCCCTGCCATTAAAGGCAACGCAAGCGGGACCACGCCGATACTTTCGCGAATGGCGGTTTCTGATTTCTCCTGTTTGTTCTGCTTATCCTCACCCAGCTTACCGCTGATCATCGACATGGCAATGGTC from Enterobacter ludwigii includes the following:
- a CDS encoding ABC transporter ATP-binding protein, which codes for MTIIETATAPQAQQQGNLLLDVKDLRVTFKTPDGDVTAVNDLNFNLRAGETLGIVGESGSGKSQTAFALMGLLASNGVIGGSAKFNGREILNLPEYELNKLRAEQISMIFQDPMTSLNPYMRVGEQLMEVLMLHKGLGKAEAFEESVKMLDAVKMPEARKRMRMFPHEFSGGMRQRVMIAMALMCRPKLLIADEPTTALDVTVQAQIMTLLNELKREFNTAIIMITHDLGVVAGICDKVLVMYAGRTMEYGKARDVFYQPAHPYSIGLLNAVPRLDAEGESLLTIPGNPPNLLRLPKGCPFQPRCPHAMEICNTAPPLEEFAPGRLRACFKPQEDLV
- a CDS encoding YchE family NAAT transporter, with protein sequence MIQTLFDFPTYFKFFIGLFALVNPVGIIPVFISMTSYQTAAARNKTNLTANLSVAIILLTSLFLGDAILQLFGISIDSFRIAGGILVVTIAMSMISGKLGEDKQNKQEKSETAIRESIGVVPLALPLMAGPGAISSTIVWGTRYHSLMHLIGFSVAIAIFALCCWGVFRMAPWLVRWLGQTGINVITRIMGLLLMALGIEFIVTGIKSIFPGLLH
- the oppC gene encoding oligopeptide ABC transporter permease OppC, with amino-acid sequence MMLSKKNSEALENFSEKLEVEGRSLWQDARRRFMHNRAAVASLVVLVLIALFVTLAPILSQFTYFDTDWGMMSSAPDMTSGHYFGTDSSGRDLLVRVAIGGRISLMVGIAAALVAVIVGTLYGSLSGYLGGKVDSVMMRMLEILNSFPFMFFVILLVTFFGQNILLIFVAIGMVSWLDMARIVRGQTLSLKRKEFIEAAQVGGVSTGNIVVRHIVPNVLGVVVVYASLLVPSMILFESFLSFLGLGTQEPLSSWGALLSDGANSMEVSPWLLLYPAGFLVVTLFCFNFIGDGLRDALDPKDR
- the oppF gene encoding murein tripeptide/oligopeptide ABC transporter ATP-binding protein OppF; this translates as MNALDEKRNVLLEIADLKVHFDIKDGKQWFWQPPKTLKAVDGVTLRLYEGETLGVVGESGCGKSTFARAIIGLVKATDGKVAWLGKDLLGMKPDEWRDVRSDIQMIFQDPLASLNPRMTIGEIIAEPLRTYHPKMPRQEVRDRVKAMMMKVGLLPNLVNRYPHEFSGGQCQRIGIARALILEPKLIICDEPVSALDVSIQAQVVNLLQKLQREMGLSLIFIAHDLAVVKHISDRVLVMYLGHAVELGTYDEVYHNPLHPYTRALMSAVPIPDPDLEKNKTIQLLEGELPSPINPPSGCVFRTRCPMAGPECAKTRPVLEGSFRHAVSCLKVDPL
- a CDS encoding ion transporter, which encodes MMSALIICEVNVSRLFTSVRRRLYHLLFDPETVTGRRFEALCALFALLSVVIIFIESGVGTQYHLTLEEWHLFVWLELVITLVFTAEYFLRVFCWPNPAKYVFSFWGFIDLATILPLYVMWLWPEISLSYVFAWRAMRVIRVLRILKLLRFMPSLRIFWSAIVSARHQLILFYSFIAIVMVIFGALMYLIEGPKNGFSTLNASVYWAIVTVTTVGYGDIAPHTPLGRIVASVLILIGYSVIAVPTGLITTHMSSAFQNRKAQRKCPKCHQGEHEHSARFCNQCGSELPD
- the oppB gene encoding oligopeptide ABC transporter permease OppB; the protein is MLKFILRRCLEAIPTLFILITISFFMMRLAPGSPFTGERTLPPEVMANIEAKYHLNDPISTQYFNYLKQLAHGDFGPSFKYKDYSVNDLVASSFPVSAKLGAAAFILAVVLGVTAGVIAALKQNTKWDYTVMGVAMTGVVIPSFVVAPLLVMIFAITLKWLPGGGWNGGALKFMILPMVALSLAYIASIARITRGSMIEVLHSNFIRTARAKGLPMRRIIFRHALKPALLPVLSYLGPAFVGIITGSMVIETIYGLPGIGQLFVNGALNRDYSLVLSLTILVGALTILFNAIVDVLYAVIDPKIRY
- the oppA gene encoding oligopeptide ABC transporter substrate-binding protein OppA, producing the protein MSIITKKNLVAAGILTALIAGNAAMAADVPAGVQLAEKQTLVRNNGAEVQSLDPHKIEGVPESNVNRDLFEGLLVTDVDGHPAPGVAEKWENKDFKVWTFHLRKDAKWSDGTPVTAEDFVYSWQRLANPTTASPYASYLQYGHIANIDDIIAGKKPVTDLGVKAIDANTFEVTLSEPVPYFYKLLVHPSVSPVPKSAVEKFGEKWTQPANIVTNGAYKLKDWVVNERMVLERNPQYWDNAKTVINQVTYLPISSEVTDVNRYRSGEIDMTYNNMPIELFQKLKKEIPKEVHVDPYLCTYYYEINNQKAPFTDVRVRTALKLALDRDIIVNKVKNQGDLPAYSYTPPYTDGMKLVEPEWFKWSQEKRNEEAKKLLAEAGYTADKPLTFNLLYNTSDLHKKLAIAVASIWKKNLGVNVKLENQEWKTFLDTRHQGTFDVARAGWCADYNEPTSFLNTMLSDSSNNTAHYKSPAFDKIITDTLKVTDDAQRADLYAKSEEQLDKDSAIVPVYYYVNARLVKPWVGGYTGKDPLDNISVKNLYIIKH